A single genomic interval of Stieleria maiorica harbors:
- a CDS encoding potassium channel protein codes for MKKRFDTRLWLRWFAGRNEVLMFSLAMIFLVCLAVLVVIWVDVPGLQERAKQVVDAESLEAAETALVAPYGLEGGVLVTMLVIWCVVIGEAIVHWVTRPWNRESLRHHLHSVLFCLCPALRMCARSPEMHGRIWLPGLGWRRGGRRLQRQLERHFSVPMMVIALLIMPILIIEFFLKDQVAAYRWLRILLHGGTGVIWFAFAAEFILMVSIAEKKLEYCKEHWIDLAIILLPLVSFLRTLSLAKATRLADLMRIQQISNLARAYRLRGTAIKALRVLILFDLTERILRVSDQRRIEKLEKELAEMEKHSRLLRQRIAKLKLKTAEEEDDACTFTDRRGQTVQASAASLETASLDAGSDENLRAI; via the coding sequence ATGAAAAAGCGTTTCGACACCCGGTTGTGGTTGCGGTGGTTCGCCGGCCGCAACGAAGTGTTGATGTTCTCGCTGGCGATGATCTTTTTGGTCTGTCTGGCTGTTCTGGTGGTGATCTGGGTCGACGTTCCGGGGTTGCAAGAACGTGCCAAGCAGGTGGTCGATGCGGAGAGTTTGGAGGCGGCCGAGACGGCATTGGTGGCGCCGTATGGGCTTGAGGGCGGCGTGTTGGTGACCATGTTGGTGATCTGGTGTGTCGTGATCGGTGAAGCGATCGTGCACTGGGTGACGCGACCATGGAATCGCGAAAGTCTGCGGCATCACCTGCACAGCGTGTTGTTCTGCCTCTGCCCGGCGCTTCGCATGTGTGCCCGCAGTCCCGAGATGCACGGTCGGATTTGGTTGCCCGGGCTGGGATGGCGCCGGGGAGGTCGACGGTTGCAGCGACAATTGGAACGCCATTTTAGTGTTCCGATGATGGTGATCGCACTGTTGATCATGCCGATCCTGATCATCGAGTTCTTCTTGAAAGATCAAGTCGCCGCTTACCGCTGGCTCCGCATCCTGTTGCATGGTGGCACGGGGGTGATTTGGTTTGCGTTCGCCGCCGAATTCATTTTGATGGTGTCGATCGCGGAGAAGAAACTGGAGTACTGCAAAGAACACTGGATCGATCTGGCGATCATCCTGCTGCCGTTGGTGTCGTTCTTGCGGACGTTGAGTTTGGCCAAGGCGACTCGGTTGGCCGATTTGATGCGGATCCAGCAGATCTCCAACTTGGCGCGCGCCTATCGATTACGGGGCACGGCGATCAAGGCGTTGCGAGTTTTGATCCTGTTTGACCTGACCGAGCGGATCTTGCGTGTCAGCGATCAGCGGCGGATCGAAAAACTGGAGAAGGAACTGGCAGAGATGGAGAAACACTCGCGGTTGCTGAGGCAACGCATCGCCAAGTTGAAACTGAAGACCGCCGAGGAGGAGGATGACGCCTGCACATTCACAGACCGGCGCGGTCAGACGGTTCAAGCGTCAGCCGCCTCGTTGGAGACGGCTTCCTTGGACGCCGGCAGTGATGAGAACCTCCGCGCGATCTGA
- a CDS encoding DUF58 domain-containing protein produces the protein MRILDFVKPKELSRVARLQILAREIVEGYCSGRHRSPHKGFSVEFKEHRQYVQGDELKNIDWKVFGKSDRLYIRQYEEETNLRCHLLVDQSGSMAYKGTRSFEGLSKHEYATRLAAAFAYFMLGQQDPVGLVTFDNDLRQQVPLRSRPSHLQPILSALVAEQSRRETDLGGVFRKIVPKVGRRGLIVILSDSMGDAESISRSLAQFRANKHEIIFFQILDPDEVDFPFSGRIQFRDLESAIDQQTVDAASIRDAYQQRLTEHNEALREASRRSRVDLIPITTDQPFVDVLHEYVAARRRTIR, from the coding sequence ATGCGGATTTTGGATTTCGTCAAACCGAAGGAATTGTCGCGCGTCGCGCGGCTGCAAATCCTGGCGCGGGAAATCGTCGAAGGCTACTGCAGCGGACGCCACCGATCGCCCCACAAAGGGTTCAGTGTCGAATTCAAGGAGCACCGCCAATATGTCCAGGGCGACGAGCTGAAGAATATTGACTGGAAGGTGTTCGGCAAAAGCGATCGCCTGTACATCCGCCAATACGAAGAAGAAACAAATCTTCGCTGCCATCTGTTGGTCGACCAGAGCGGTTCGATGGCTTACAAGGGCACCCGCAGCTTCGAGGGATTGTCCAAGCACGAATACGCCACTCGGCTGGCCGCCGCGTTCGCCTACTTCATGCTCGGCCAGCAAGATCCGGTCGGCTTGGTGACCTTTGACAACGACCTCCGCCAACAGGTCCCGCTGCGAAGCCGCCCGTCGCACCTGCAACCGATCTTGTCGGCGCTGGTCGCCGAGCAATCGCGGCGCGAGACGGACTTGGGGGGCGTGTTCCGAAAGATCGTTCCCAAAGTCGGGCGTCGCGGACTGATCGTAATCCTCTCCGACTCGATGGGCGACGCCGAATCAATTTCCCGATCATTGGCACAGTTCCGAGCGAACAAGCACGAGATCATCTTTTTCCAGATCCTGGATCCCGACGAAGTCGATTTTCCGTTTTCTGGCCGCATCCAATTCCGCGATCTGGAATCCGCGATCGACCAGCAGACCGTCGATGCCGCATCGATCCGCGATGCGTACCAGCAGCGCTTGACCGAGCACAACGAAGCCTTACGTGAGGCCAGTCGACGCAGCCGTGTGGATTTGATTCCGATCACCACCGACCAGCCCTTCGTCGATGTCTTGCACGAGTATGTGGCGGCCAGGAGACGGACGATTCGATGA
- a CDS encoding TIGR04283 family arsenosugar biosynthesis glycosyltransferase: MTPRDVSVIIAALNEAERIEAAIGSAWKNGAGEVVVCDGGSEDRTAQLARQSAATVVQSQRGRGKQMAAGASASTRDMLLFLHADNRLGDGCLDALCRCVDRAGDPRACWGGFRQRIDAEDAIYRWLEWGNALRVRWRGVPFGDQAMFASRQLYEGVGGFQAVPLMEDVLLAQALRRRRWPLLVDGIVHIDARRWKSRGVIRQTARNWGIQIAHRLGVSEHRLERWYR, translated from the coding sequence ATGACGCCCCGGGACGTTTCGGTCATCATTGCGGCGCTCAATGAAGCCGAGCGTATCGAAGCGGCGATCGGATCGGCGTGGAAAAACGGTGCGGGAGAGGTCGTCGTTTGCGACGGCGGCAGCGAGGACCGAACCGCCCAATTGGCTCGGCAGTCGGCAGCCACGGTCGTGCAGTCGCAGCGCGGCCGCGGAAAGCAGATGGCGGCCGGGGCATCAGCCTCGACGCGAGACATGTTGTTATTCCTGCACGCGGACAATCGATTGGGTGACGGTTGTTTGGACGCGCTGTGCCGGTGTGTCGATCGTGCGGGCGACCCACGGGCCTGTTGGGGGGGATTTCGCCAGCGAATTGACGCCGAGGATGCGATCTACCGCTGGCTGGAATGGGGCAATGCACTCCGCGTGCGATGGCGCGGCGTGCCGTTCGGCGATCAAGCGATGTTCGCCTCTCGGCAACTGTACGAGGGTGTGGGAGGGTTCCAGGCGGTGCCGTTGATGGAAGATGTGTTGCTCGCCCAGGCCTTGCGGCGGCGGCGTTGGCCACTGTTGGTCGATGGCATAGTGCACATTGATGCACGACGTTGGAAATCACGCGGCGTGATCCGCCAGACCGCTCGAAACTGGGGCATCCAAATCGCTCATCGTTTGGGCGTGTCGGAACATCGTCTGGAAAGATGGTATCGATAA
- a CDS encoding family 16 glycoside hydrolase, with the protein MQRLHRTLTRGRTNPLARTRFVALVAAAVVATAATAQQATAVQADAEVKKPATQNTTTDKNAPENDAADKSTKTPWITLAGHWKACQFGGEGDVVIKDGVIKMEHGDPLTGVVWTGPFDGDSANGDGQDSKNAKPLPRDNYELRWECRRDSGYDFLCAFTFPVADQYVSLVMGGWGGGITGISSIDGRDASDNETTMFKNYEDKKWYSARVRVETTKITVWVDGTELFSQPRKDHEFDIRFEMDPCTPMGIANFECDSQIRNIQLRRLHRSEIAAAQ; encoded by the coding sequence GTGCAGCGTCTCCATCGAACCCTCACCCGCGGCCGCACGAACCCCCTTGCCCGAACAAGGTTTGTCGCACTGGTCGCTGCGGCGGTTGTAGCAACCGCGGCGACAGCGCAGCAAGCCACGGCAGTGCAAGCCGACGCGGAAGTCAAGAAACCTGCCACACAAAACACGACCACGGACAAAAACGCCCCCGAAAACGACGCTGCCGACAAATCCACCAAGACGCCTTGGATCACCCTGGCCGGGCACTGGAAAGCCTGCCAATTCGGAGGGGAAGGCGACGTGGTGATCAAGGACGGTGTGATCAAGATGGAACACGGCGACCCGCTGACCGGTGTGGTCTGGACGGGACCCTTTGATGGCGATTCGGCCAACGGCGACGGCCAGGATTCGAAAAACGCCAAACCGCTGCCTCGGGACAACTATGAACTCCGCTGGGAATGTCGGCGCGATTCCGGCTACGACTTTCTGTGCGCGTTTACCTTTCCCGTCGCCGACCAATACGTCAGCTTGGTGATGGGCGGATGGGGCGGCGGAATCACCGGGATCAGCAGCATCGATGGACGTGACGCCAGCGACAACGAAACCACGATGTTCAAGAATTATGAGGATAAAAAGTGGTACAGCGCCCGTGTTCGGGTGGAGACCACGAAGATCACGGTCTGGGTCGATGGCACTGAACTGTTCAGCCAGCCCCGCAAGGACCACGAGTTCGACATCCGATTCGAAATGGATCCTTGCACGCCGATGGGGATTGCGAATTTCGAATGCGACTCGCAAATCCGCAACATCCAACTGCGACGTCTGCATCGATCGGAAATCGCAGCGGCACAGTAA
- a CDS encoding VanZ family protein: protein MRPITGITILGFRLGVIALAVYWSALFLGTHLPAGIDVGPQVSDKLKHFGGYFGLAVLCCYVTQSPANDPRRSAWRFLGVIVVLAAYACIDELTQAFSPGRHPDVLDALADLAGIMTAVGLYVVSRQIARRFSSLPASKEAVSNEAADA, encoded by the coding sequence ATGCGTCCAATCACCGGCATCACCATACTCGGCTTTCGCCTTGGCGTCATCGCTCTGGCCGTCTATTGGAGCGCACTTTTTCTGGGAACGCACCTGCCTGCGGGAATCGATGTCGGGCCCCAGGTCAGCGACAAACTGAAGCATTTTGGCGGCTATTTCGGACTGGCCGTCCTGTGTTGCTACGTGACGCAATCGCCGGCGAACGATCCACGCCGGTCGGCTTGGCGATTCCTCGGCGTGATCGTTGTCTTGGCGGCCTACGCCTGCATCGACGAACTGACCCAGGCGTTCTCGCCGGGACGCCATCCGGACGTCCTCGATGCGCTGGCGGATCTGGCGGGGATCATGACGGCGGTGGGTCTGTACGTCGTGTCGCGTCAGATCGCGCGGAGGTTCTCATCACTGCCGGCGTCCAAGGAAGCCGTCTCCAACGAGGCGGCTGACGCTTGA
- a CDS encoding DUF1289 domain-containing protein, with product MQSQHHPPDPPETVSSQSPCVDHCALDAAQTCLGCFRTLDEIARWSVMSEEERRETNRRCRQRRQQA from the coding sequence ATGCAATCGCAACACCATCCGCCTGATCCCCCCGAGACGGTGAGTTCTCAATCGCCTTGCGTCGACCACTGCGCACTCGACGCGGCGCAGACCTGCCTGGGCTGCTTTCGGACGCTGGACGAAATCGCCCGCTGGTCCGTGATGAGCGAAGAAGAAAGGCGAGAAACCAATCGGCGATGCCGACAACGGCGTCAACAAGCCTGA
- the leuD gene encoding 3-isopropylmalate dehydratase small subunit, with protein sequence MQSFTKHTGIVATMDRANVDTDQIIPKQFLKRIERTGFGQFLFYDWRFQEDGETPNPEFELNQPAVKGASILVARRNFGSGSSREHAVWALDDYGFRSVIAPSFADIFFNNCFKNGVLPITLPESDIDHLFETAQAKGTYELTVDLENQVIKDADGWERSFEVDASRRDKMLQGLDDIGQTLKFEDKIADYEAARTW encoded by the coding sequence ATGCAGAGCTTTACCAAACACACCGGCATCGTCGCGACGATGGATCGTGCCAACGTCGACACCGACCAAATCATCCCAAAGCAGTTCCTGAAACGGATCGAGCGCACCGGATTCGGACAATTTCTGTTTTACGACTGGCGTTTCCAGGAAGACGGTGAAACGCCGAACCCCGAATTCGAGCTGAACCAACCGGCCGTCAAAGGCGCCTCGATCCTGGTCGCGCGCCGCAATTTCGGCAGCGGATCGAGCCGCGAACATGCGGTCTGGGCACTGGACGATTACGGTTTTCGCAGCGTGATCGCGCCGTCGTTTGCCGACATCTTCTTCAACAACTGCTTCAAGAACGGCGTGCTGCCGATCACCTTGCCCGAAAGCGACATCGATCATCTTTTCGAAACCGCCCAAGCCAAGGGGACCTACGAGTTGACGGTCGATCTGGAAAACCAGGTCATCAAAGACGCCGACGGTTGGGAGCGATCGTTCGAGGTCGATGCCAGCCGCCGCGACAAGATGCTGCAAGGCTTGGACGACATCGGCCAAACGCTGAAGTTCGAAGACAAGATCGCGGACTACGAAGCCGCCCGAACCTGGTAG
- the leuC gene encoding 3-isopropylmalate dehydratase large subunit, translating to MTDADSSAPRTLLDKIWDQHVVHQPESGPAILYIDLHLVHEVTSPQAFEGLRINGRNVRRPERTLATPDHNVPTSDRSLPIADPISRKQIETLRSNCAEFGVQLFDIGDVRQGIVHVIGPENGYTQPGMTIVCGDSHTATHGAFGALAFGIGTSEVEHVLATQTLLQFKPKTFELRVDGQLPKGVTAKDMILYLIGKIGTAGGTGYVLEYTGDCVTNLTMEERMTVCNMSIEAGARAGMIAPDQSTFEYLKGLPEAPADFDAAVARWAGLSTDPGATYDKSLHFNGADIQPQVTWGTNPGQVISVKDKTPDPADFSDPTDQKTTRDALAYMGLDASTAMEDVAIDRVFIGSCTNARIEDLRAAAEVIKGYHVSDKVNAMVVPGSGKVKAHAEREGLDKVFREAGFDWREAGCSMCLAMNPDKLAPGERCASTSNRNFEGRQGKGGRTHLVSPAMAAAAAIQGHFVDIRDWDYKH from the coding sequence ATGACCGATGCCGACTCGTCCGCCCCGCGGACTTTGCTAGACAAAATCTGGGACCAACACGTCGTCCACCAACCGGAATCCGGCCCCGCGATTTTGTACATCGATCTGCACCTGGTTCACGAAGTCACCAGCCCTCAGGCCTTTGAAGGGCTGCGGATCAACGGTCGCAACGTGCGTCGGCCGGAGCGAACGTTGGCCACCCCGGACCACAATGTCCCGACCAGCGACCGATCGCTGCCGATCGCCGACCCGATCAGCCGCAAACAGATCGAAACCCTGCGCAGCAACTGTGCCGAATTCGGCGTCCAGCTGTTCGACATCGGCGACGTCCGCCAAGGCATCGTGCACGTGATCGGCCCCGAAAACGGTTACACCCAACCGGGCATGACGATCGTCTGTGGCGACAGCCACACCGCCACCCACGGGGCGTTTGGCGCCTTGGCCTTTGGGATCGGAACCAGCGAAGTCGAACACGTCTTGGCGACACAAACCCTGCTGCAGTTCAAACCCAAGACGTTTGAGTTGCGCGTCGACGGCCAGTTGCCCAAAGGCGTCACTGCCAAAGACATGATCCTGTATCTGATCGGCAAGATCGGTACCGCCGGCGGCACCGGCTACGTGCTCGAATACACCGGCGACTGCGTGACCAACCTGACGATGGAAGAACGCATGACGGTCTGTAACATGTCGATCGAAGCGGGCGCGCGTGCCGGGATGATCGCCCCCGATCAATCCACCTTTGAATACTTGAAGGGATTGCCGGAAGCGCCCGCCGATTTCGATGCCGCCGTCGCACGCTGGGCAGGACTCTCCACGGATCCGGGAGCGACGTACGACAAGTCGCTGCATTTCAACGGTGCCGACATCCAACCCCAGGTGACCTGGGGGACCAACCCCGGTCAAGTGATCAGCGTCAAAGACAAGACGCCCGATCCGGCCGACTTTAGCGATCCGACCGACCAAAAAACGACCCGTGACGCGCTGGCCTACATGGGACTCGACGCCAGCACCGCGATGGAAGACGTCGCGATCGACCGCGTCTTCATCGGCTCCTGCACCAACGCCCGCATCGAAGACCTGCGGGCGGCCGCCGAAGTCATCAAGGGCTACCACGTCAGCGACAAAGTCAACGCGATGGTTGTGCCGGGAAGCGGCAAGGTCAAAGCCCACGCCGAACGCGAAGGGCTGGACAAGGTCTTCCGCGAAGCCGGATTCGATTGGCGCGAGGCCGGCTGCAGCATGTGCCTGGCCATGAACCCCGACAAACTGGCGCCGGGTGAACGCTGTGCCAGCACCAGCAACCGCAACTTCGAAGGCCGCCAAGGCAAGGGCGGACGGACGCACCTGGTCAGCCCCGCGATGGCCGCCGCCGCCGCCATCCAAGGCCACTTCGTCGACATCCGCGACTGGGACTACAAGCACTAG
- a CDS encoding LptF/LptG family permease yields MTQIDRYILGLFFRTFAVCFASLSGIFVVFHAFQNMNDLVDLAQSRGVSVSRVMWYYYGPYMLLLFDWTGAIIALMTLLFVVGWLRRTGELTATLAAGVSHGRIFRWMVVAAMGIVLVQFASRELLLPTMRDALSMKSKDLSGDAPQPILPSYDKISGILLEGQSIRPRSKEIQHPSFRLDVDYAGFGEALVSVSARWLPADENHGEGYLMQQVFTPPAIDQIPSANRDGRPVLLTAHDQAWLAPGECFVVTPVNAEILQTDQSSTRLCSSLQLFQRLRNPAVHNSMATRVLLHERLIRVPLDFSLFLLGLPLVVNRRGRNLFMMIGAAIGTVILFFALKTAGSAMGGGGYLLSPAIAAWMPFLVLGPIAYVRLREVETV; encoded by the coding sequence GTGACGCAAATCGATCGTTACATTCTGGGGCTATTCTTCCGGACCTTTGCAGTCTGTTTCGCCTCGCTGTCGGGGATCTTTGTCGTTTTCCACGCGTTCCAGAACATGAACGACCTGGTGGATTTGGCACAATCACGCGGCGTCAGTGTTTCTCGGGTCATGTGGTACTACTACGGCCCGTACATGTTGCTGCTGTTTGATTGGACCGGGGCGATCATTGCATTGATGACGCTGTTGTTTGTTGTCGGTTGGCTGCGGCGCACCGGTGAATTGACCGCAACCCTGGCCGCGGGAGTATCACACGGACGGATCTTCCGCTGGATGGTTGTTGCCGCAATGGGCATCGTGCTGGTGCAATTTGCCAGCCGCGAACTGCTGTTACCGACGATGCGCGATGCGTTGTCGATGAAAAGCAAGGATTTGTCAGGGGACGCACCGCAGCCGATTCTGCCCAGTTACGACAAAATCAGCGGGATTCTGCTCGAGGGCCAGTCGATTCGGCCTCGCAGCAAAGAGATCCAGCATCCCAGTTTCCGGCTTGACGTGGATTATGCGGGATTCGGTGAAGCGCTGGTCTCGGTTTCGGCACGTTGGTTGCCTGCCGACGAGAACCACGGCGAAGGTTATTTGATGCAGCAGGTGTTCACGCCGCCCGCGATCGACCAGATCCCTTCGGCGAACAGGGACGGCCGACCGGTTTTGTTGACCGCCCATGATCAAGCGTGGCTGGCTCCGGGGGAATGTTTCGTCGTCACTCCGGTCAACGCCGAAATCCTGCAAACCGACCAGTCTTCGACGCGACTGTGCAGCAGTCTGCAATTGTTTCAACGGCTGCGCAATCCCGCCGTCCACAACTCGATGGCCACGCGGGTGCTGTTGCACGAGCGTCTGATCAGGGTGCCGTTGGATTTTTCCTTGTTCTTGCTGGGGTTGCCGTTGGTCGTCAATCGTCGTGGTCGCAACCTGTTCATGATGATTGGGGCGGCCATCGGCACCGTGATTTTATTTTTCGCGCTCAAAACGGCCGGCAGCGCGATGGGGGGTGGGGGCTACCTGCTCTCGCCCGCGATCGCCGCGTGGATGCCTTTTTTGGTCCTCGGCCCGATCGCTTATGTCCGGTTGCGTGAAGTCGAGACGGTATGA
- the rarD gene encoding EamA family transporter RarD translates to MSASTRLGFFCALAANVIWGLFPIFWNLLRGTSALELVSHRVVWAFVFSMLIAGVRFRLSNRVVRVALLEALRRPRTWGIYAAAAFLIAINWGAFLYAVTNEQVLLSSLGYYISPLFNVLLGVVVLGERLPAARWGAIGLAAIGVTVMTFAAGQFPWVSLAMASSFAGYALVKKKAQLDPMNGLFLETLVLLSPTLVYLTLLYQGGAGDFGRGNAMLDAMLIIGGFLTLVPLAFFSAAAQRIPLTLIGVLQFIGPTLQFLVGAFYFGEPMSTNTLIGFAFVWSGVAVFLIKRR, encoded by the coding sequence ATGTCAGCCTCCACCCGCCTGGGATTCTTCTGCGCATTGGCCGCCAACGTGATTTGGGGGCTGTTTCCGATCTTCTGGAATCTGCTGCGCGGAACGTCGGCGCTGGAGTTGGTCAGCCACCGGGTTGTTTGGGCGTTTGTGTTTTCGATGCTGATCGCGGGGGTCCGATTCCGGCTCAGCAACCGTGTCGTTCGGGTGGCGTTGCTGGAGGCGCTCCGTCGGCCCCGGACATGGGGCATCTATGCCGCGGCAGCCTTCTTGATCGCGATCAACTGGGGAGCGTTCTTGTACGCGGTCACGAACGAGCAGGTGTTGCTGTCGTCGTTGGGGTACTACATCAGCCCCTTGTTCAACGTTTTGCTGGGGGTCGTCGTGCTCGGGGAGCGGCTACCGGCGGCGCGGTGGGGCGCGATCGGATTGGCCGCGATCGGGGTCACGGTGATGACCTTCGCCGCCGGCCAGTTCCCCTGGGTTTCACTGGCGATGGCCAGCTCATTTGCCGGATACGCGTTGGTCAAGAAGAAGGCGCAACTGGACCCGATGAACGGGTTGTTTCTCGAGACGCTGGTGCTGCTGTCCCCGACGCTGGTTTATTTGACGCTGTTGTACCAAGGCGGCGCGGGGGATTTTGGTCGCGGCAACGCGATGCTGGACGCGATGCTGATCATCGGCGGTTTTTTAACGCTCGTTCCGCTGGCGTTTTTCTCCGCCGCCGCTCAGCGGATTCCGCTGACCCTGATCGGCGTCCTGCAATTCATCGGCCCGACGCTGCAGTTTTTGGTCGGCGCGTTTTACTTCGGCGAACCGATGTCGACCAACACGTTGATCGGGTTCGCGTTCGTTTGGAGCGGGGTGGCGGTGTTCTTGATCAAGCGGCGGTGA
- the tadA gene encoding tRNA adenosine(34) deaminase TadA, which translates to MDQQQIDEHFMGRALELAYQAMELDEVPVGALIVRDHQIIAAASNQRQMLKDPTAHAEMIAITQAAAAIGDWRLEKTTLYVTLEPCPMCAGAILQSRVPRVVFGASDPKAGAVTSLFQLLEDDRLNHQSEVVAGIKAEPCGRVLTDFFASKRALGKK; encoded by the coding sequence ATGGATCAACAGCAAATCGACGAACACTTCATGGGCCGGGCACTCGAGCTGGCCTACCAAGCGATGGAATTGGATGAGGTTCCCGTCGGGGCGTTGATTGTCCGCGATCATCAGATCATCGCTGCCGCCTCCAACCAGCGGCAAATGCTGAAGGATCCCACCGCCCATGCGGAGATGATCGCGATCACGCAAGCGGCGGCCGCGATCGGCGACTGGAGGCTGGAAAAGACGACGCTGTACGTGACGTTGGAGCCGTGCCCGATGTGTGCCGGGGCGATTCTGCAATCCCGGGTCCCACGGGTGGTCTTTGGCGCCAGCGACCCGAAAGCCGGCGCGGTGACCAGCCTGTTCCAATTGCTCGAGGATGACCGGCTGAACCATCAGTCCGAGGTGGTCGCGGGAATCAAGGCCGAACCTTGCGGACGAGTGTTGACGGACTTTTTCGCTAGCAAACGCGCGCTGGGGAAGAAGTAG